One window of Arthrobacter oryzae genomic DNA carries:
- a CDS encoding helix-turn-helix domain-containing protein has protein sequence MKEGHSNSAACRILGIHKNTGRRWLHGRNGVEGLVQQGVGPESTGLTSLSSVPRPANGTEEKAATQTGKLAGDDELRDYVVACLSKRWSPQQVSWALEERFPGEKHRHLAHETIYRALYQ, from the coding sequence ATGAAAGAAGGCCACTCCAACTCGGCAGCATGCAGGATTCTTGGGATCCACAAAAACACGGGCAGGCGTTGGTTGCATGGGCGCAACGGGGTCGAGGGCCTGGTGCAGCAGGGAGTTGGCCCGGAATCGACCGGACTCACGTCGCTATCATCCGTTCCGCGCCCAGCAAATGGCACAGAAGAGAAGGCCGCGACCCAGACTGGCAAGCTTGCCGGAGATGACGAGCTCAGGGATTACGTCGTGGCCTGTCTATCGAAGCGGTGGAGCCCCCAGCAGGTCTCCTGGGCCCTAGAGGAACGGTTTCCGGGGGAAAAGCACCGGCACTT